The following are encoded together in the Brassica napus cultivar Da-Ae chromosome A9, Da-Ae, whole genome shotgun sequence genome:
- the LOC125578080 gene encoding uncharacterized protein LOC125578080, with translation MCPNSINTECVLCNEESESCAHLFFGCRYSENVWRNLAGGLMQDMFTTDWSNLIRIISKPWLTPIKTFLLRYTLQAVMHTIWWERNARRHGEDPKTMATLTQLVDKNIRLKLLAVKGKGNYLEEGLITWFGTRLDL, from the coding sequence ATGTGTCCTAATTCTATAAATACAGAATGTGTCCTGTGCAATGAGGAATCTGAATCATGCGCACACCTCTTCTTTGGATGTCGGTATTCAGAGAACGTTTGGAGGAACCTGGCTGGAGGTCTTATGCAAGACATGTTCACTACTGATTGGAGTAACCTGATAAGGATTATCTCGAAGCCTTGGCTAACGCCTATCAAGACTTTCCTCCTCAGATACACTCTACAGGCTGTGATGCACACAATTTGGTGGGAGAGGAATGCTCGTAGGCATGGGGAAGATCCTAAAACCATGGCTACTCTGACACAGCTTGTAGATAAAAACATAAGACTAAAGCTACTTGCAGTGAAAGGGAAGGGAAATTATTTAGAAGAAGGGCTGATTACTTGGTTTGGGACAAGACTAGATTTATGA
- the LOC106364441 gene encoding BOI-related E3 ubiquitin-protein ligase 1-like isoform X1, whose amino-acid sequence MALQAHHHPSTMFFLNRNGQEGTDFSPDLQKSQLPSITAGVDKRKRAREDYSVSDLETTAAPMNPPPCTPPQFISRRQTPNVVSTGLRLSQGQSQSIEQRSSSSPMIDGNFAGEINRQADELDRFLQTQGEQLRCMLADSRERHYRELLRTREESVRRRLGEKEAEMEKATRRHAELEARAAQIEKEARAWQVRAAAKEAEAMSLQARLQQVVAHGGGVTAAEPKLKSVDGVDEAGDAESVYVDPDRFELNGPSCRICRRRAATVLALPCRHLVLCKGCDGSVRVCPLCLSLKNSSVEVFFF is encoded by the exons ATGGCTCTTCAAGCTCATCACCATCCTTCTACTATGTTCTTCCTCAACAG AAACGGCCAAGAAGGGACTGATTTTTCACCGGACCTGCAAAAGTCTCAGTTGCCTTCCATCACCGCCG GGGTTGATAAAAGAAAGCGAGCCAGAGAAGATTATTCGGTGAGTGATTTAGAAACCACGGCGGCTCCGATGAACCCTCCGCCGTGTACACCGCCGCAGTTTATCAGCCGTCGACAAACTCCTAATGTAGTATCCACCGGTCTTCGTTTGTCTCAGGGACAATCACAGAGCATAGAACAACGGTCATCATCTTCGCCGATGATAGACGGAAATTTCGCCGGAGAAATCAATCGGCAAGCGGATGAATTAGATAGATTTCTTCAAACCCAG gGAGAGCAATTGAGGTGCATGTTAGCGGACAGCAGGGAGAGACACTATCGTGAGCTTCTGAGAACGAGGGAAGAATCTGTTAGGCGGAGGTTAGGAGAGAAAGAAGCGGAAATGGAGAAAGCCACGCGTCGTCACGCGGAGCTTGAAGCACGTGCTGCACAGATCGAGAAGGAAGCACGTGCTTGGCAGGTGAGAGCAGCGGCGAAAGAAGCCGAAGCGATGTCGTTACAAGCTCGATTGCAGCAAGTTGTTGCTCACGGCGGTGGAGTTACGGCGGCGGAACCAAAATTAAAAAGCGTAGACGGTGTGGATGAAGCTGGAGACGCTGAGTCTGTTTACGTTGATCCTGATCGATTCGAATTGAATGGACCGAGTTGCAGGATTTGTCGGCGGAGAGCGGCGACGGTGTTGGCTTTGCCGTGTCGCCATTTGGTCCTGTGTAAAGGATGCGACGGCTCTGTGCGAGTTTGTCCGCTTTGTCTTAGCTTGAAGAATTCAAGCGTGgaggttttcttcttctga
- the LOC106364441 gene encoding BOI-related E3 ubiquitin-protein ligase 1-like isoform X2 gives MALQAHHHPSTMFFLNRNGQEGTDFSPDLQKSQLPSITAGVDKRKRAREDYSGQSQSIEQRSSSSPMIDGNFAGEINRQADELDRFLQTQGEQLRCMLADSRERHYRELLRTREESVRRRLGEKEAEMEKATRRHAELEARAAQIEKEARAWQVRAAAKEAEAMSLQARLQQVVAHGGGVTAAEPKLKSVDGVDEAGDAESVYVDPDRFELNGPSCRICRRRAATVLALPCRHLVLCKGCDGSVRVCPLCLSLKNSSVEVFFF, from the exons ATGGCTCTTCAAGCTCATCACCATCCTTCTACTATGTTCTTCCTCAACAG AAACGGCCAAGAAGGGACTGATTTTTCACCGGACCTGCAAAAGTCTCAGTTGCCTTCCATCACCGCCG GGGTTGATAAAAGAAAGCGAGCCAGAGAAGATTATTCG GGACAATCACAGAGCATAGAACAACGGTCATCATCTTCGCCGATGATAGACGGAAATTTCGCCGGAGAAATCAATCGGCAAGCGGATGAATTAGATAGATTTCTTCAAACCCAG gGAGAGCAATTGAGGTGCATGTTAGCGGACAGCAGGGAGAGACACTATCGTGAGCTTCTGAGAACGAGGGAAGAATCTGTTAGGCGGAGGTTAGGAGAGAAAGAAGCGGAAATGGAGAAAGCCACGCGTCGTCACGCGGAGCTTGAAGCACGTGCTGCACAGATCGAGAAGGAAGCACGTGCTTGGCAGGTGAGAGCAGCGGCGAAAGAAGCCGAAGCGATGTCGTTACAAGCTCGATTGCAGCAAGTTGTTGCTCACGGCGGTGGAGTTACGGCGGCGGAACCAAAATTAAAAAGCGTAGACGGTGTGGATGAAGCTGGAGACGCTGAGTCTGTTTACGTTGATCCTGATCGATTCGAATTGAATGGACCGAGTTGCAGGATTTGTCGGCGGAGAGCGGCGACGGTGTTGGCTTTGCCGTGTCGCCATTTGGTCCTGTGTAAAGGATGCGACGGCTCTGTGCGAGTTTGTCCGCTTTGTCTTAGCTTGAAGAATTCAAGCGTGgaggttttcttcttctga
- the BNAANNG07180D gene encoding FCS-Like Zinc finger 1 translates to MDVSARKPCFIEEDDDLASSLSEMEAGFSGGNTQSGVVSRPLSYSSLRNTNFCHNTYTHGYYYHQYSVSSPRSVVSRRFHDFRLDNQQPHYLDSCFLCKKPLHNRDIYMYRGDTPYCSEECRQEQIERDEEEEKKKNLSYSVKSAMRRKEQRSSSSPTRSGGYAAIIHNGPVAAA, encoded by the exons ATGGATGTTTCAGCGAGAAAACCTTGTTTcatcgaagaagatgatgatctGGCTTCTTCCTTATCGGAGATGGAAGCTGGGTTTTCTGGAGGAAACACACAAAGCGGTGTCGTTTCACGTCCTCTTTCTTACTCTAGTCTCAGGAACACGAACTTTTGTCACAATACCTACACTCATGGTTATTATTACCATCAATACTCTGTTTCCTCTCCGAGATCTGTCGTTTCCCGACGATTCCATGATTTCAGATTAGACAATCAACAGCCTCATTACTTGGATTCGTGTTTCCTCTGTAAGAAGCCACTTCATAACAGAGATATCTACATGTACAG AGGAGACACACCGTATTGTAGTGAAGAGTGTAGACAAGAACagatagagagagatgaagaagaagagaagaaaaagaatctGTCTTATTCAGTGAAATCAGCAATGAGGAGAAAAGAACAAAGAAGCTCTTCTTCTCCGACTAGATCTGGTGGCTATGCTGCTATTATTCACAACGGTCCTGTTGCTGCTGCTTGA
- the LOC106431601 gene encoding probable serine/threonine-protein kinase PBL19, with the protein MNCLFLFKSKKPKPRNQQKDKRKGKEIAQNSAPELRNQSETSSFNLQTPRSLPSPRSIRDLYTEREKNLRVFTYQELSEATYGFNRKLKIGEGGFGSVYKGKIPTAKDSDSDSPLAVAIKKLNRQGLQGHKQWLAEVQFLGVVNHQNVVKLLGYCSEDGETGIERLLVYEFMSNRSLEDHLFTRGSRILPWKQRLEIMLGAAQGLAYLHEVKVIYRDFKTSNVLLNDEFCPKLSDFGLAREGPQGDNTHVTTARVGTQGYAAPEYVQTGHLRLKSDVYSFGVVLYEIITGRRTIERNKPAAERKLLDWVKEYPADSQRFSMIVDPRLRNNYPIVAARSLAKLADLCLKKNDKDRPAMEIVVERLKKIIEESDGGECSMAGSKESTSQVRSKSRVAGPVKGSLRGGVSVRG; encoded by the exons ATGAACTGTCTGTTCTTGTTCAAATCAAAGAAACCCAAACCCAGAAAccaacaaaaagacaaaagaaaaggaaaagaaatagCACAAAACTCAGCTCCTGAGCTGAGGAACCAGAGCGAAACCTCGTCGTTTAATCTCCAGACACCGAGATCTTTGCCTTCTCCTCGAAGTATCAGAGACTTGTATACAGAGCGAGAAAAGAATCTTAGGGTTTTCACTTACCAAGAACTCAGTGAAGCCACTTATGGGTTTAACAGAAAGCTTAAGATCGGTGAAGGTGGATTCGGTAGTGTTTACAAAGGAAAGATTCCCACCGCAAAagattctgattctgattctcCACTTGCCGTCGCCATCAAGAAACTCAATCGGCAAGGATTACAG GGTCACAAGCAATGGCTAGCAGAGGTTCAGTTTCTAGGGGTAGTGAATCATCAGAACGTTGTGAAGCTCTTAGGTTATTGCTCAGAGGATGGGGAGACTGGGATCGAGAGGCTCTTGGTTTACGAGTTCATGTCGAATCGAAGCTTAGAGGATCATCTCTTCACCCGTGGATCACGTATATTACCATGGAAACAAAGGCTTGAGATCATGCTTGGTGCAGCTCAAGGATTGGCTTATCTACATGAAGTTAAG GTGATATACCGAGACTTCAAAACCTCTAATGTGCTCTTAAATGATGAATTTTGTCCGAAATTATCGGACTTTGGGCTTGCAAGAGAAGGACCTCAGGGCGACAATACTCACGTCACAACTGCA AGAGTTGGAACACAAGGCTATGCAGCTCCTGAGTACGTGCAAACAGGCCATCTTCGCTTAAAGAGTGATGTATATAGCTTCGGTGTTGTTCTCTACGAGATCATAACCGGACGCCGAACCATCGAGAGGAACAAGCCAGCAGCTGAACGAAAGCTATTAGATTGGGTGAAAGAGTATCCTGCTGATAGTCAACGCTTCAGCATGATCGTTGACCCTCGGCTACGCAACAATTATCCAATTGTCGCAGCCAGGAGTTTGGCTAAACTGGCTGATCTTTGTTTGAAAAAGAACGATAAAGATCGACCCGCAATGGAGATTGTAGTGGAAAGATTGAAGAAGATTATCGAAGAATCCGATGGTGGAGAGTGTTCAATGGCTGGGAGTAAGGAAAGTACAAGTCAGGTAAGAAGCAAGAGTCGAGTCGCTGGACCTGTGAAGGGGAGTTTGAGAGGAGGAGTTAGTGTTAGAGGATAA